The Deltaproteobacteria bacterium genome contains a region encoding:
- a CDS encoding sigma-54 dependent transcriptional regulator, which yields MSEERRPAKILIVDDEKVIRDSFRRVLLKDGYAVEAVESGRLALERVAEESFDLALIDLKMPGLDGMETLRELKEQDPDVIGVMITGYPTIESAVKAVKLGAYDYLTKPCSPEELRIVVARAAERRKLYFEKEQLRRRLDARELFEPIIGESKAMRRVMEIIRKVAPVESTVLLTGESGTGKELAAQAIHQLSPRKEKEFVAVDCNTLVETLLESELFGHVKGSFTSAVNTKHGLLELANGGTFFLDEVGNLTLNTQSKLLRAIQEREFKPVGGIQRIRVDVRIIAATNQNLREAIARKTFREDLFYRLSVVPIHLPPLREKKEDIPPLIQYFIQRYNRKRKKPITGITPAAMEMLVKHNWPGNVRELENSIERAMILEEGEMITPRSLPRFSLAETLEKSTTHSPQLVSLEELEKEHIAFVLKQTNGHKSRAAKILGIDRKTLYQKVQKYHLS from the coding sequence ATGAGCGAGGAGCGCAGACCTGCGAAAATATTGATCGTGGACGACGAGAAGGTTATCCGGGACAGCTTCCGCCGCGTTCTTCTCAAAGACGGGTACGCCGTAGAGGCAGTAGAGAGCGGGCGGCTGGCCTTGGAAAGGGTAGCCGAAGAATCTTTTGACCTCGCGCTGATCGATTTAAAAATGCCGGGATTGGATGGCATGGAGACGCTGAGGGAGTTAAAGGAACAAGACCCGGATGTGATCGGGGTCATGATTACCGGTTATCCTACCATTGAGAGTGCGGTAAAGGCGGTGAAGCTCGGAGCTTACGATTACCTCACCAAACCCTGCAGCCCGGAGGAGCTCCGTATCGTGGTGGCCCGTGCGGCTGAGCGCCGGAAACTTTATTTCGAGAAGGAACAGCTGCGGCGGCGACTGGATGCCCGAGAGTTATTCGAACCCATTATTGGAGAGAGCAAGGCGATGCGGCGCGTTATGGAAATCATCCGCAAAGTCGCCCCAGTGGAAAGCACGGTGTTGCTCACCGGGGAGAGCGGCACCGGCAAGGAACTGGCGGCGCAGGCCATTCACCAGCTCAGTCCGCGGAAAGAAAAAGAGTTCGTGGCCGTAGACTGCAACACCCTGGTGGAGACTCTTCTGGAGAGCGAGCTCTTCGGACACGTGAAAGGGTCCTTTACCAGCGCGGTTAACACCAAGCATGGATTACTGGAATTGGCCAACGGAGGGACGTTCTTTCTTGACGAGGTGGGCAACCTGACTTTAAACACGCAATCCAAGCTTTTGCGGGCCATCCAGGAGCGAGAGTTTAAACCTGTCGGTGGAATCCAGCGGATCCGGGTGGATGTGCGCATCATCGCCGCCACCAACCAGAACTTAAGGGAAGCCATAGCCCGGAAGACCTTTCGGGAGGATCTTTTCTATCGGCTGAGCGTTGTGCCGATCCACCTGCCGCCTTTGAGGGAGAAGAAGGAAGACATTCCTCCTTTGATTCAATACTTCATCCAGCGGTATAACCGGAAGCGGAAAAAACCAATCACAGGGATTACCCCCGCCGCTATGGAAATGCTCGTGAAGCACAACTGGCCAGGAAACGTGAGGGAACTGGAGAACTCCATAGAGCGCGCCATGATCCTGGAAGAAGGAGAAATGATCACGCCCAGGAGTCTCCCACGGTTTTCATTGGCCGAGACTCTGGAAAAATCTACGACTCATTCCCCTCAATTAGTCAGTCTGGAGGAGTTGGAAAAGGAGCATATCGCCTTTG